A DNA window from Oceanispirochaeta sp. M1 contains the following coding sequences:
- a CDS encoding DUF1499 domain-containing protein: protein MKLLLVILALIALMAIVMMVKNIKTPSNLGVNQGKLAPMPKSPNAVSSQSDDPEKKVAPIPFKGDLNESKEKIKQALNAYGNIRIVKEENNYIHAVNTSTKMKYNDDLEFYFDEQAAVIHFRSASRIGYSDMGVNRERYESLIELLK from the coding sequence ATGAAATTATTACTGGTGATTCTAGCTCTGATTGCTCTTATGGCAATCGTAATGATGGTAAAAAATATTAAAACTCCCTCAAATCTGGGTGTAAACCAGGGAAAACTGGCTCCCATGCCTAAATCCCCTAATGCTGTATCCAGCCAAAGTGATGATCCTGAAAAAAAGGTCGCTCCAATCCCATTCAAGGGAGACTTGAATGAATCAAAAGAGAAAATTAAACAGGCCCTGAATGCCTATGGAAATATCAGAATTGTCAAAGAAGAGAATAACTATATCCATGCTGTAAACACCAGCACTAAAATGAAGTACAACGATGATCTGGAATTCTATTTTGATGAACAGGCGGCAGTTATTCATTTTCGTTCGGCTTCAAGGATTGGATATTCTGATATGGGAGTGAATAGAGAACGTTATGAGAGTTTAATAGAGCTGCTGAAATAA
- a CDS encoding ABC transporter permease, protein MKRLALAAHLAPLLIPFALFFIYSMVMTVAQSFGVGAVSDYQGDLFHAYDLVLKDPAFLRNGIFSLWISLASSFGSVLFGSLLAWQIRKLPSRLHTLASVYRIPIILPHITVAFLILFLFSNRGMVPILAYQLISPEAAEAFPDLIYSSMGWSIILAYLYKEVPFVVLMELAVLRQIPEDRLITAQMLGAGSFRTYYKVVLPELRPVINTVFIILFLYSLGAFDIPFILGMSKPSMLSIRIYRLYFESDLVNRPLVMARLTLMFLFSIGFIFIYLKSAGKLDKKARRV, encoded by the coding sequence ATGAAACGATTAGCCCTGGCCGCCCACCTGGCGCCGCTGCTCATTCCATTCGCCCTCTTTTTTATCTACAGCATGGTAATGACAGTAGCCCAGTCATTCGGTGTCGGGGCAGTATCCGACTACCAGGGAGATTTATTCCATGCATATGATTTGGTTTTAAAAGACCCCGCATTTTTAAGAAACGGGATATTCTCTCTTTGGATTTCCCTGGCGAGCAGTTTTGGTTCCGTCCTTTTTGGAAGCCTTCTGGCATGGCAGATACGAAAGCTTCCAAGCCGTCTGCACACCTTGGCTTCAGTGTATCGCATACCCATCATACTACCGCATATAACTGTGGCTTTTCTGATATTGTTCCTATTCTCAAATAGGGGCATGGTACCGATTCTGGCGTACCAGTTGATCTCACCGGAAGCTGCCGAGGCCTTTCCCGATCTGATTTACAGCTCCATGGGCTGGTCGATCATCCTGGCGTATTTATATAAGGAAGTCCCCTTTGTGGTGCTGATGGAGCTGGCGGTACTCAGGCAGATTCCCGAGGACAGATTGATTACTGCTCAGATGCTTGGAGCCGGTTCGTTCAGAACCTATTACAAAGTTGTATTGCCTGAATTGCGCCCTGTGATCAACACGGTTTTCATCATCCTCTTCCTCTACAGCCTTGGTGCCTTCGATATTCCTTTTATACTGGGGATGTCCAAACCCTCCATGCTGAGCATCAGGATTTATCGTCTGTACTTTGAATCAGATCTGGTGAACAGACCTTTAGTCATGGCCAGACTGACTCTGATGTTTCTTTTTTCCATAGGATTCATTTTTATCTATCTGAAAAGTGCAGGAAAACTTGATAAAAAGGCACGAAGAGTATGA
- a CDS encoding Do family serine endopeptidase, translated as MSSKYKTMAVAFFSTIAGFALCLTLYTFLPSVQPSQQVHAAPNAEEATTMENFQNTFRKVSAESLPWVVEIDVVEVTTRTAQSDNGIPWNFFFGNPQGNGNPEGEEGVEQEYRNPGLGSGFIVQQKGNEYYVVTNNHVAGKADEISIKMDNGDEYEAELVGADERKDLALLKFTSRKKLPVATLGDSDSLYVGDWVLAIGSPFGYKSSVSAGIISALGRQNGPDGNINDFIQTDAAINQGNSGGPLVNMNGEVIGINTWITTSTGGSIGLGFSIPINNVKRTVDDFIEHGEVQYGWLGVSIGDLSDEVSKDMAVDEEKIGAFVYQVFSKSPAAEGGILPGDFILSVNGEEASDKNHLTRMIGDMRPGDRAEFVLIRDSQKISVIVEIKKRAEEEEVKKMNSEAWPGLSVFPLVEGLRERLKIEETTQGVFIAEVYPKTTMQVAGLQSGDIITGINGKSISNLPEFYQAIAAIGNDKFYVNFIREGHEMESPKIKKK; from the coding sequence ATGTCCAGCAAATACAAGACAATGGCAGTAGCCTTTTTCAGTACAATTGCAGGGTTCGCACTCTGCTTGACCTTATATACATTTCTCCCCTCTGTGCAGCCGTCACAGCAGGTACATGCAGCTCCAAATGCGGAAGAAGCAACAACAATGGAGAATTTCCAGAATACCTTCAGAAAGGTTTCTGCCGAATCTCTCCCCTGGGTAGTGGAGATCGATGTGGTTGAAGTAACTACCAGAACGGCCCAGTCAGATAACGGCATCCCCTGGAACTTTTTCTTTGGTAATCCCCAGGGGAACGGAAACCCTGAAGGTGAAGAAGGAGTAGAGCAGGAGTACAGAAATCCGGGTCTCGGCTCCGGTTTTATCGTGCAGCAGAAGGGTAATGAGTATTATGTTGTTACCAACAATCATGTAGCCGGAAAGGCGGATGAAATCTCCATTAAAATGGATAATGGTGATGAATACGAGGCAGAACTTGTAGGGGCAGACGAACGTAAGGATCTTGCTCTCTTAAAGTTTACAAGCAGGAAAAAGCTCCCCGTGGCAACCTTAGGCGATTCAGACTCCCTCTATGTAGGTGACTGGGTATTGGCCATCGGCAGCCCTTTCGGCTACAAGTCATCTGTATCAGCAGGTATAATCAGCGCCCTGGGCCGCCAGAACGGTCCTGACGGCAATATCAATGACTTTATACAGACAGATGCAGCAATCAACCAGGGTAACTCAGGCGGCCCCCTGGTGAATATGAATGGTGAAGTTATTGGAATCAACACCTGGATCACAACCTCCACAGGAGGAAGCATCGGCCTTGGTTTCAGTATCCCCATAAATAATGTGAAAAGAACAGTAGATGATTTTATAGAGCACGGAGAAGTTCAGTACGGTTGGCTCGGCGTGAGTATCGGTGACCTCTCTGATGAAGTCTCTAAGGATATGGCTGTTGATGAAGAGAAAATCGGTGCCTTTGTTTACCAGGTCTTCAGTAAGTCTCCTGCAGCAGAGGGTGGTATCCTCCCTGGAGACTTCATTCTCTCAGTCAATGGAGAAGAGGCTTCCGACAAGAATCACCTGACCCGTATGATCGGCGATATGCGTCCCGGAGACAGAGCCGAATTTGTCCTTATCAGAGACTCTCAAAAAATCTCAGTAATCGTTGAGATCAAGAAAAGAGCCGAAGAAGAGGAAGTCAAAAAGATGAACTCCGAAGCCTGGCCCGGTCTGTCAGTCTTTCCCCTGGTTGAAGGTCTCAGAGAACGTCTGAAAATAGAAGAGACAACACAGGGTGTCTTTATCGCAGAGGTCTACCCCAAAACGACTATGCAGGTAGCAGGTCTACAGTCCGGTGATATCATCACAGGCATAAACGGCAAGAGTATTTCAAACCTCCCCGAGTTCTATCAGGCCATTGCAGCCATAGGAAATGACAAGTTCTATGTAAACTTCATCCGTGAAGGGCATGAGATGGAATCGCCCAAGATTAAAAAGAAATAG
- a CDS encoding ABC transporter substrate-binding protein yields the protein MKSKYKLLMILFTIVTTFIFSEGQTEKMDVDWTQSSWEEISSAARGTEVNFYMWGGSASINNWIDNVVAPALMKQHQLSLKRIPMDASVFINQLLAEKAVPRNRGSIDLIWINGENFRRAKNEGLLYGSFASILPNFALVDPQSAAYDFGTATEGFEAPYGRAQFVFEYDSARVQYPPRNFQELLEWTRNNPGLFTYPQPPDFTGSTFLRQALYATSGGYETFSEAFDKESFTIKSAPLWDYLNQIKPYLWQEGKTYPPDKARLDGLFEQGEVVFNMTYTQAEASGRIADGRYPRTIRTLVFEEGSISNTHFTSIPWNAPNAAGAMVLANFLLSPEMQYSKNIPGNWGDFTVLDTPRLGAEWQLKLKDLDLGIATLSLEELAAVAVPEISPSYVEAIEEAWYREVLR from the coding sequence ATGAAAAGCAAATATAAACTGTTGATGATTCTTTTTACAATTGTGACTACCTTCATTTTTTCTGAAGGTCAGACTGAGAAGATGGATGTGGATTGGACCCAGTCATCCTGGGAAGAGATAAGCTCGGCAGCAAGAGGTACGGAAGTAAATTTTTATATGTGGGGAGGAAGTGCCTCCATCAACAACTGGATAGACAACGTTGTTGCTCCAGCCTTAATGAAACAGCATCAACTGTCATTGAAAAGAATCCCCATGGACGCATCAGTCTTTATAAACCAGCTTCTCGCCGAAAAAGCCGTCCCCAGGAATCGGGGATCAATCGACTTGATTTGGATCAATGGAGAAAATTTCAGAAGGGCTAAAAATGAGGGGCTTTTATATGGATCATTTGCCTCGATCCTCCCCAATTTTGCTCTGGTCGATCCACAATCCGCAGCCTACGATTTCGGGACAGCCACCGAAGGCTTTGAGGCTCCTTACGGACGCGCTCAATTTGTCTTTGAGTATGATAGTGCCAGGGTGCAGTATCCTCCGCGGAACTTCCAGGAGCTTCTGGAATGGACCAGGAATAACCCCGGGCTTTTCACCTACCCCCAGCCTCCCGATTTCACGGGGAGCACCTTCCTCCGTCAGGCCCTATATGCCACTTCGGGAGGATATGAAACATTCTCAGAGGCTTTCGATAAAGAATCTTTTACAATAAAATCAGCTCCTCTCTGGGATTACCTGAATCAGATCAAACCCTATCTCTGGCAGGAAGGGAAAACATACCCCCCAGACAAGGCCAGGCTGGATGGATTATTCGAGCAGGGAGAAGTGGTTTTCAATATGACCTATACCCAGGCGGAAGCTTCAGGAAGAATTGCAGACGGCCGTTATCCCCGGACAATCCGCACACTCGTATTTGAAGAAGGCTCTATCTCAAACACCCACTTCACAAGCATACCCTGGAATGCACCCAATGCGGCAGGCGCTATGGTTCTGGCAAATTTCCTCCTGTCGCCGGAAATGCAATATTCAAAAAACATCCCCGGAAATTGGGGCGATTTCACCGTTTTGGATACCCCAAGACTCGGTGCAGAATGGCAATTGAAACTAAAAGATCTGGACCTCGGAATAGCCACGCTGTCTCTTGAAGAACTTGCAGCAGTCGCCGTACCGGAAATCAGTCCATCATATGTAGAAGCCATCGAAGAAGCCTGGTATAGGGAGGTTCTCAGATAG
- a CDS encoding MarR family winged helix-turn-helix transcriptional regulator, protein MNDKALRLDNQICFRLYKSSRTMIRLYQPILESLNITYPQYVTMLVMWEEDDIDFKELGRRLDLKTGTLTPIVKRLEILGYLYREMNPDDNRRIWVKITEKGRELKHNAIKIPEILLNYINMDMEQYQKYVCLLDELGEILEQAEIKQKEEVKK, encoded by the coding sequence ATGAATGACAAAGCCCTCAGGCTGGATAATCAGATCTGTTTCCGCCTGTATAAATCGTCCCGAACAATGATCAGGTTATATCAGCCTATCCTGGAATCCCTGAACATTACATATCCCCAGTATGTGACTATGCTTGTGATGTGGGAAGAAGATGATATTGATTTTAAAGAACTGGGAAGACGGCTGGACTTGAAGACCGGAACTCTCACCCCGATTGTAAAGCGTCTGGAGATCCTTGGTTATCTGTATAGAGAAATGAATCCCGATGATAACAGACGGATTTGGGTGAAAATAACAGAGAAAGGCAGAGAGCTGAAGCATAATGCCATAAAAATTCCTGAGATTCTCCTGAATTATATAAATATGGATATGGAACAGTATCAGAAGTATGTATGTCTCTTAGATGAACTGGGAGAGATCCTTGAACAAGCAGAAATTAAACAGAAAGAAGAGGTTAAAAAATGA
- a CDS encoding ABC transporter ATP-binding protein, with the protein MKKNIEVRKLTKRFGNKMILESIDMDIPKGEFLSLLGPSGAGKTTFLKILAGILEADSGTVSYPSDIRQSPVLVFQDYQLFPYMSVYNNIAFGLQARHKPRKEIERLVKEIAGTLGILNHLDAYPGQLSGGEKQRCALARALVLNPQVILLDEPFANLDKNLKSDTARLLRRIQQEFNLTLISVTHDQEEAMMLSDTIALLMEGEVKDFGAAEQLYRKPRTLKGAQFLGKVNCIPRECYDYFQLDEENKVYCRPEDLDIRENARGSAIVEQRFFNGRFYKYIIRVKDSHLEVYSSEENLSPGNPLDIVLKEYFQFPEDQDKSI; encoded by the coding sequence ATGAAGAAAAATATTGAAGTAAGAAAACTGACAAAAAGATTTGGAAATAAAATGATACTGGAAAGCATTGATATGGATATTCCCAAGGGAGAATTCCTTTCATTGCTTGGTCCATCGGGGGCGGGAAAAACAACTTTTTTGAAGATACTGGCCGGTATACTCGAAGCGGACAGCGGAACAGTAAGCTATCCTTCAGATATCAGGCAATCCCCTGTACTGGTCTTTCAGGATTATCAGCTATTCCCCTACATGTCTGTATACAACAACATTGCATTCGGATTGCAGGCCAGACATAAACCCCGGAAAGAAATTGAACGATTGGTGAAGGAGATCGCCGGCACTCTGGGGATTCTCAATCATCTAGACGCCTATCCGGGTCAACTGTCGGGCGGTGAAAAACAGCGCTGTGCCTTGGCGAGGGCTCTGGTACTCAATCCCCAGGTGATACTTCTGGATGAACCCTTTGCCAATCTGGACAAAAACCTGAAAAGTGATACAGCCCGGTTATTGAGGAGGATTCAGCAGGAATTCAACCTGACCCTCATTTCTGTGACCCATGATCAGGAAGAGGCCATGATGCTTTCCGATACCATTGCCCTACTGATGGAGGGGGAAGTGAAGGACTTCGGTGCGGCAGAACAGCTATACCGAAAACCCCGAACTCTGAAAGGGGCCCAATTCTTAGGAAAGGTAAACTGCATTCCCAGGGAGTGTTACGATTACTTTCAATTAGATGAAGAAAATAAGGTCTATTGCCGCCCCGAGGATTTGGATATAAGAGAAAATGCCAGGGGCAGCGCCATCGTGGAACAGCGATTCTTCAATGGAAGATTCTATAAATACATTATCAGAGTGAAAGATTCTCATCTGGAAGTATACTCATCAGAAGAAAATCTATCACCCGGGAATCCATTGGATATTGTTCTAAAAGAGTATTTCCAGTTCCCCGAAGACCAGGACAAATCAATATAA
- the nusB gene encoding transcription antitermination factor NusB, which produces MKGIGNRRKARILAFQALYSYDISAAQLEDLFQYTWVKEELSDDIKIFSSFLIKGAVDNLDEIDELIKGSLQNWDFDRLEKVSLAILRMSIYALKYQKDIPPKVVIDEAVEITKEFGTDDSYRFVNGILDNIKKKIDEQPSA; this is translated from the coding sequence ATGAAAGGTATCGGCAACAGAAGGAAGGCCAGAATTCTTGCCTTCCAGGCTTTATACAGTTATGACATCAGTGCCGCCCAACTTGAAGATCTTTTTCAATATACCTGGGTCAAAGAAGAACTTTCGGACGATATAAAAATTTTTTCGAGTTTTCTTATTAAGGGCGCTGTCGATAATCTGGATGAGATCGACGAACTTATTAAAGGCAGTCTTCAGAACTGGGATTTTGACAGGTTGGAGAAAGTAAGTCTTGCGATACTCCGTATGAGTATTTATGCTCTAAAGTATCAGAAAGATATTCCACCAAAGGTTGTTATCGATGAAGCCGTCGAAATCACCAAGGAATTCGGCACAGACGACTCATACCGTTTTGTTAACGGTATATTGGACAACATAAAGAAAAAGATTGATGAGCAGCCTAGCGCCTGA
- a CDS encoding PQQ-dependent sugar dehydrogenase, with translation MQSISFKSCIPLFLILLSCSTYAGSNRVIIEGNAGSRLMAESFGTFNEPWAMTFLPDGNLLISEKAGNLILVRFDEQSLENVMGIPKVAYGGQGGLGDIILHPRYEENHWVYLSYVEQDDSGNRGAVVARAQFHPASLKPELKNLEIIWRQTPKVSGSGHYSHRLAFSPDGKLFITSGERQKQTPAQNWTGNLGKVIRLNEDGTLPDDNPFQDKGELAKSFWSLGHRNLLGIAFDTQGQLWTHEMGPRHGDEFNLTSGGDNYGWPLVSWGDQYSGVPIPDHNTRPEFNAPELYWVPTVAPSGLIIYYGSMFPMWYGNAFIGGLKSESLIRISINGEHVEEAERFNMGKRIREVEEGPDGAIWLLEDGKDGRLIRLSP, from the coding sequence ATGCAAAGTATATCTTTCAAGAGTTGTATACCACTTTTTCTAATTCTCCTTTCCTGCAGTACTTATGCAGGAAGCAATAGGGTCATTATTGAGGGAAATGCAGGCTCAAGGCTTATGGCCGAGAGTTTTGGAACATTCAATGAACCCTGGGCAATGACTTTTCTGCCCGACGGTAATCTCCTGATAAGTGAAAAAGCAGGAAATCTGATTTTAGTCCGATTTGATGAACAAAGCCTTGAGAATGTCATGGGGATACCCAAGGTAGCTTACGGAGGTCAGGGGGGCCTGGGAGATATTATTCTACATCCCCGATACGAAGAGAACCACTGGGTTTATCTGTCCTATGTAGAGCAGGATGATTCAGGTAACAGGGGCGCCGTAGTGGCACGGGCTCAATTCCATCCAGCATCGCTTAAACCTGAATTGAAAAATCTTGAGATAATCTGGCGGCAAACACCTAAAGTTTCCGGAAGCGGGCATTACTCACACCGTTTGGCATTCAGTCCGGATGGAAAACTTTTTATCACTTCCGGGGAACGACAGAAACAGACTCCCGCACAGAACTGGACTGGAAATCTTGGTAAAGTGATAAGGTTAAATGAGGATGGTACATTGCCGGATGACAATCCTTTTCAGGATAAGGGGGAACTTGCAAAATCCTTCTGGTCTCTAGGGCATCGTAATCTTCTTGGTATTGCATTTGATACACAGGGGCAGCTGTGGACACATGAAATGGGCCCCAGACATGGTGATGAATTCAATCTGACCAGTGGTGGAGATAATTACGGTTGGCCCCTTGTTTCATGGGGTGATCAATACTCGGGTGTTCCCATTCCTGATCATAATACACGTCCGGAATTCAATGCACCTGAGCTCTACTGGGTACCAACCGTTGCACCTTCGGGGCTGATTATATACTACGGTTCCATGTTTCCTATGTGGTATGGAAATGCCTTTATCGGAGGACTCAAGTCAGAATCATTGATACGTATCAGTATCAATGGAGAACATGTAGAAGAGGCTGAACGTTTTAATATGGGAAAACGAATTCGTGAGGTTGAGGAAGGTCCTGATGGTGCAATATGGCTTCTGGAGGATGGAAAAGACGGCCGTCTTATTCGACTCAGTCCATAA
- a CDS encoding ABC transporter permease, translated as MKKNVSWKNLITLTFLFFIFITPLLVLLILAFSSSWRYPGPGPESFSLRAFSYVFRESPGFFSSVLSSMAYSLTTTVTAAVICLLPARALARNDFPMKGFIEGLLLSPVLLPVMTFSMGIHIILLRWGLTGTFSGVVIVLTLYNYPYMLRALIVGYQQIPPTMTQTARNLGASWFYTLIRVELPMLTPALSAGGPILFLTAFSEYYLVFLIGGGAVPSLSGYLFPFISGSDHSISSLLVLVFLTVPLLLFLVQDIIVQKLYRKRNLL; from the coding sequence ATGAAAAAGAATGTTTCATGGAAGAACCTCATAACACTTACCTTCCTCTTCTTTATATTTATTACACCACTTTTAGTCCTCTTAATCCTGGCCTTTTCCTCATCCTGGAGATATCCAGGTCCGGGACCTGAATCTTTCAGCCTCAGAGCCTTCAGCTATGTCTTTAGAGAAAGTCCCGGGTTTTTCAGCTCCGTATTAAGCAGTATGGCATACTCACTCACCACAACGGTGACCGCCGCAGTGATTTGCCTGCTTCCCGCAAGAGCCCTGGCACGAAATGACTTCCCCATGAAAGGCTTTATAGAGGGCTTGCTTCTCTCTCCCGTACTGCTGCCGGTCATGACTTTCAGCATGGGAATCCATATAATACTCCTCAGATGGGGACTTACAGGAACCTTTTCCGGTGTTGTGATAGTTCTGACCCTCTACAACTACCCCTACATGCTCAGAGCGCTGATAGTCGGCTATCAGCAAATTCCTCCTACCATGACCCAGACCGCGAGAAATCTGGGGGCTTCATGGTTCTACACCCTTATACGTGTTGAGCTGCCCATGCTGACACCGGCACTCTCTGCAGGAGGACCGATTCTCTTTCTGACGGCTTTCAGCGAATATTACCTTGTATTCCTCATCGGAGGAGGAGCCGTTCCCTCTTTATCGGGATACTTGTTTCCTTTTATATCCGGCTCGGATCATTCCATATCATCTCTTCTTGTACTTGTTTTTCTTACTGTGCCACTTCTCCTGTTTTTAGTGCAGGATATCATCGTTCAGAAACTATATAGAAAAAGAAATCTTTTATGA
- a CDS encoding peptidylprolyl isomerase has protein sequence MLLITAGLFAQNSFVDKPVAIVKLTRTDVISQKKLAQNIGFYEQQSGRALSKDEKEQVLQTLINQMLVYQAAERDNVAVTEQQVLQAGMNQMMQQVGQQLTEAQYRQIIKDQAGVEYDTYAQSIRDQLILEKYVSEKKMEFIRATAMATKEDIELFYTQNEEKFLNPEMIKFSHIFFATKGQGAGSREDQKKEAESVYQKIIKGDVDFVSMVREHSDDKGSVVRDGDIGNFIDRSEQNVTIFGRDFLNSVFDLKVHKMSEVIESNQGFHIVIVNQHNEKRFLGLDDPISPVETTTVRQYIGNVVSYQKQQQAFQAAAEQVVKELSDDAEIQLFTENIE, from the coding sequence ATGTTACTGATTACTGCAGGACTGTTTGCACAGAACTCCTTTGTAGATAAACCGGTGGCAATTGTAAAGCTTACCAGAACTGATGTTATCTCTCAGAAAAAACTGGCTCAGAATATAGGTTTTTATGAGCAGCAGTCCGGCCGTGCTCTCTCGAAAGATGAGAAAGAGCAGGTTCTCCAGACTCTGATCAATCAGATGTTGGTATATCAGGCAGCAGAACGTGACAATGTCGCTGTTACTGAACAGCAGGTCCTTCAGGCCGGTATGAATCAGATGATGCAGCAGGTTGGTCAGCAGCTTACTGAAGCTCAGTACAGACAGATTATCAAAGACCAGGCTGGTGTGGAATACGACACATACGCTCAGAGTATCAGGGATCAGCTGATTCTTGAGAAATATGTGAGCGAGAAAAAAATGGAATTCATCAGAGCCACAGCAATGGCTACAAAAGAGGATATTGAACTTTTCTATACACAGAACGAAGAAAAGTTTCTCAATCCTGAGATGATTAAGTTCAGCCATATCTTTTTTGCTACAAAAGGCCAGGGTGCCGGCAGCAGAGAGGATCAGAAAAAAGAAGCTGAATCTGTATACCAGAAGATCATTAAGGGCGATGTTGACTTTGTCAGTATGGTACGTGAACACTCCGATGACAAAGGCTCTGTTGTAAGAGACGGCGATATTGGAAATTTCATTGACCGCAGCGAGCAGAATGTCACTATTTTCGGCCGTGATTTTCTTAACTCAGTATTTGATCTGAAAGTACACAAGATGAGCGAAGTTATCGAATCCAACCAGGGATTCCATATCGTTATTGTTAATCAGCACAACGAAAAACGTTTCCTCGGTCTTGACGATCCCATTTCACCTGTCGAGACAACAACTGTTCGCCAATACATTGGAAATGTGGTATCCTACCAGAAACAGCAGCAGGCATTTCAGGCAGCAGCCGAGCAGGTCGTGAAAGAACTGTCCGATGATGCGGAAATACAGCTGTTTACGGAGAACATTGAATAA
- the map gene encoding type I methionyl aminopeptidase, whose translation MIRLKNEKQIDGIRKSCKLLAELFVELEQHIVPGASTWDIDRIAAEFIKKNNGIAAFKDYGGFPGSICASVNDTVIHGIPSKKEILKEGDVFGADIGINLDGYFSDRAYTYPVGKISEEVRLLLERTEAALYKGIEAAVAGGRIKDIGKAVTSYIEPFGYGIVDSFCGHGVGLDVHEEPSVPNNYPSRGMNPRLKPGMVLALEPMINLGSPDVDVLDDDWTVKPVDRSISAHFEHTIVILKDKTEILTTL comes from the coding sequence ATGATCAGATTGAAGAATGAGAAGCAGATTGACGGGATCAGAAAGTCCTGTAAGCTGCTGGCTGAGCTCTTTGTTGAGCTGGAACAGCATATTGTACCTGGTGCAAGCACCTGGGATATTGACCGCATCGCAGCGGAATTTATCAAAAAAAATAATGGAATTGCCGCCTTCAAGGATTATGGAGGATTTCCCGGTTCTATCTGTGCTTCTGTCAATGACACAGTCATACATGGTATCCCCAGTAAAAAAGAGATCCTTAAAGAAGGAGATGTCTTCGGTGCCGATATTGGTATCAATCTGGATGGCTATTTCAGTGACCGTGCCTACACATACCCCGTAGGAAAGATCTCAGAAGAGGTGAGGTTACTGTTGGAGAGAACTGAGGCAGCCCTGTACAAAGGAATAGAAGCTGCCGTGGCAGGTGGAAGAATCAAAGATATCGGTAAGGCCGTCACAAGCTATATAGAGCCCTTCGGTTACGGTATTGTCGACTCTTTCTGCGGTCATGGTGTGGGTCTGGATGTTCATGAAGAGCCCTCGGTTCCCAATAACTATCCATCCAGGGGTATGAATCCCCGTCTGAAACCCGGTATGGTTCTGGCTCTGGAGCCTATGATCAATCTCGGTTCTCCAGATGTGGATGTCCTGGATGATGATTGGACAGTAAAACCTGTGGATCGTTCCATTTCGGCTCATTTTGAGCATACCATCGTAATTCTCAAGGATAAAACAGAAATTCTTACAACTTTGTAA